tgtattaaaaataaatatgggtacggaaattaaaattttcatttgtttccctAACCACAACTGAAAATCTCGATTCGTTTGAGATTGCttgcaaaatgtttttttctcagaTATGGTTAAATGAAGACAAAATTGCGCATTAAGTAAACtggaatccccccccccctctcccgaAAGCACGGTCTTGTGGAATTTGGATAAGGAAACAGAAAGATAGAATTTGCTTctggaaaagtaaaaacttgAACCTCTTGGCTCTTGCATTGTTGCATATGGAGTGCGGTGATTGCACGATGCAGTGATGTCTAGCTGGCTATCTGCCTACAATTGTTTCCAATTTAGAACGACAGATGGCCAAGCTTGAAAAgatttaacattttcttttatttgcatCATTTTCATCGGAATTCTTACCTGCAAGCGCATCATCAAGGTTACCTAAAACCACTTCCGCCTTGAGTTTAGTCATATCTCTTTCACCCAACTGAATTACTGAAGGATGTTAACATACGATTACACCATAACCCATAAGGATATATAATAAGAACCCAATCTGGATGCTTGATGCTACAGCAAGAAAGGATAATGTCGCAACCACTGTTGATGACTCGATGGTGCCGTAAAATTGTAATTGCGAAATATTTTACCTTTAGTTTGCGCAAATATACTTTTCCTGCCTTAGATACTTGTTGACTTAACAGCAATAAAATGAGTGAATCGCTTTCTCATATGATGCGCTTAGAGTAAAGAATTGGAAATTTTCTTCGTGTTgataagaagagagaaaacttTATTTTAGCACAGGTTATTCAAGCGGGACAAACTTTCTACGAGCTTTCACTCTCGAGTCTCGACCTTCTGCCGGTGAAGCGAGTCTCGTCTCGCTTTCTTTTTACCACGTTTTAAATGCAGGAACGCTTCGACTAGCGACCTACAAATCTCATTTGGCTATGGCCAATATTCAACTTGGTCAATGATGCCAGTGTTTGGTtctagcctttttttttattttataattaataAAAGAGAACTGGATAACTCCTCTCTTCGCAGAAGTGCGCCATTTGTTCAACCGGTACGTTTTCCAGGTTATGAAATCGTGAAATCCGATCGTGTTCTACTATATATACCACAATAATCATGCAATCGGACGAAGCCTGTTGATCGAGCACAAACTTGATGACTGCTAGCTAGGGTACGGCTGAATTGCTtcgaaattaaataaagtgAAAACGGCAGACCTGACTTGTTAGCTTCTCAAtttgggaaatttgaaaaataaaccattttGTTAAGATAAATGTATTGTGAAATAGTTGTACATGAATCCAtcgaattttataaaaaaatgttgaattaaaGTATTACATTCTTTCAAACTTATTTCGTTTTCTAGGATTCATTGATGGTTGATTACTTTAACCATTGGCATCTTCTATAAGTTAGTgtaaagaaattttcattaagaAAAGTTCTAATAGTTAATTGCCAAAAAATGAACATTAATGCTACTTTTTACTAATTCGGCAGTAAATCTCATTTGTCTCATTCTCACCGACTTCTCGGAATCTCGGTTCCTTTATCGACAACTCGACATAAAGGAAATTGTGCAATGTTGTGCACTGCAAGTCAtcacaaaagagaaattagCGCACATCTTCTATTGTTGGAAATACAGTTAGCGCCACAGTGTTCAAATCGCCAAGCTTAGTGCTCACAACATAGTGACTCCAAGTCTCAGGTCCAACCAGTCGCAGGTTTTAGGGGGTTTAGACTCTAGACTGTTAGGTAACCCCGCCCCTTGGctgcattaaacaagaaaagttCGAAACATGGACACCGTAGTCCGGAGCGCTAGCTGCGTTACATTTATGTCAGTTTGCCAGTCTCGAACGAACCTAGTGTAGAGGAAGTGGGGTTGGGGAAGAGAAAGACTTTTGTAGTATTTGGTATTGTCAATTTGCTGTGAAATAAGTGAGGAAGGAAGTGAAATGGAAGCTGAAAACATCGTGGAAGATGTTCCACCAGCGATTGGGGTAAAATCGTGCTCGCTAAATTCGTTCTTTAAGTTGAAGAAAAGCCTTGAATAAATCCAGAAGAAGAGACAGTGCTACTGGGAATGGCAGCCATGTTGGAGGCctaatttcaatatttccttGTCAACTTCCGAGATTTGTCCTTGGTTCTTCTTTGCTCGTCGTTAGTGTTGTTATGCATATTTCTCAATAGCTGAAGTGTTTTGTGCATTCATTCTAGGCAAATACGATGCTCAGCCTTGTACGAAGCCGTTCCGAACTATCGTCCAATTACCTAGTTGAAAAGGAACCTTGTCTCAAGTGCTTTGATTCTTGGCCAGAATCTGATCAGGTGTGAAGACTATTTTTATTCTAGTTTATAATCATGTTCCTTTAACAATAATTGTTTCCCAGGTGGAATTCGTGGAGCAGTTATTGCAGCGAATGTGTCACTACCAACACGGCCACATTAACTCGTTTTTGCAACCAATGCTTCAACGAGATTTTATATCATTCTTGCCCAGTAATtcatggaaaacaaaatttgaaatagtacaaattaaactaatttttatttgaaatttagaaaaaggtTTAGACCATATagcagaaaatattttaagttaCCTGGATGATAGTAGTCTTAGAAATGCTGAACTAGTCTGCAAAGAATGGAGACGTGTGATTGCAGATGGAATGTTATGGAAAAAACTCATTGAAAGAAAAGTATATCTTTAAAATTATGAGTATaagtttgaaaacaaaattttaaaaatctctttttaacAGGTACGAACAGATTCTCTATGGAGAGGCTTGAGTGAACGACGAGGATGGGGAGCCTATCTTTTCAAACCCCGTCCTGGTGAACAACAGCCAGATCATTCCTTTTACAGAAAGTTATATCCACGCATCCTTAAGGACATTgaacaaattgaaaacaacTGGCGGTGTGGAAGACATACACTGCAACGGATAAACTGTAGATCCGAAAATTCGAAGGGTGTTTACTGCCTCCAGTATGATGACCGACGAATTGTCTCTGGGTTGAGAGATAATACCATAAAGATTTGGGATCGACAAACTCTCCAATGTGCAAAAGTTGGTTTTCATTAGTTTGCGAGATTTAATTActtgtttatttattgttttaccTTGAAGGTTCTTACTGGACATACGGGATCCGTACTTTGTTTACAGTACGATGAGCGCGTGATAATTAGCGGATCGTCTGATTCAACTGTCAGAGTGTGGGATCTCAACAACGGGGAAATGGTACgttaattaaatcattttataAAAAGCTTTATTAATATTACCCATTTTAAGGTCAACACACTCATTCACCACTGTGAAGCCGTCCTTCATTTACGGTTTGCTCATGGACTCATGGTTACGTGTTCCAAGGTAACTTTAAAAGCTTGTAAAAATAGCATTTGTAAATATTT
The sequence above is drawn from the Daphnia pulicaria isolate SC F1-1A chromosome 1, SC_F0-13Bv2, whole genome shotgun sequence genome and encodes:
- the LOC124320846 gene encoding F-box/WD repeat-containing protein 1A-like, which encodes MEAENIVEDVPPAIGANTMLSLVRSRSELSSNYLVEKEPCLKCFDSWPESDQVEFVEQLLQRMCHYQHGHINSFLQPMLQRDFISFLPKKGLDHIAENILSYLDDSSLRNAELVCKEWRRVIADGMLWKKLIERKVRTDSLWRGLSERRGWGAYLFKPRPGEQQPDHSFYRKLYPRILKDIEQIENNWRCGRHTLQRINCRSENSKGVYCLQYDDRRIVSGLRDNTIKIWDRQTLQCAKVLTGHTGSVLCLQYDERVIISGSSDSTVRVWDLNNGEMVNTLIHHCEAVLHLRFAHGLMVTCSKDRSIAVWDMVSPTEINLRRVLVGHRAAVNVVDFDDKYIVSASGDRTIKVWSTATCEFVRTLNGHKRGIACLQYRDRLVVSGSSDNSIRLWDIECGACIRVLEGHEELVRCIRFDSKRIVSGAYDGKIKVWDLQAALDPRAPAGTLCLRTLVEHTGRVFRLQFDEFQIVSSSHDDTILIWDFLHTDSPSSLTPSSRTSPQRTYTYVSM